The sequence below is a genomic window from Hippocampus zosterae strain Florida chromosome 15, ASM2543408v3, whole genome shotgun sequence.
agcggaagggggggggggtatattgGCAGGAGCATTTGTGGTCACAAGTGGGGGTTAACCAGCTACAATTTGTTTCATTGAGGAAAAATACAAGCATTGCTATGTGTTGCTGAAGAGGCGCACGTACCCAAATCAACGCAGCGGCTGGATGTGAGGGGCGACGAGCATTCGCTGCGCATCCCCCACAGATGAGTCACGTGACCACTTTCCACCTGCAACATAAAAAGGGTTGGGTTtcattggctggtattgaactGAGACCAGTTCCGAATCCTTCAGTTCAGATTTTGATGTGCTTCTCGATTCCACTTCATCGATTCCCGGAATTAGTCTGCTCGCTTGCACCTTTTCAAATCGTCGCAAAAGAGAAGTGCGGCATTAAGACAAAgcagaaaatctttttttctccccccctccaaaaGGTGACAAATTGAAGAGACATGCAGTCCGATGCGAGGCTAAACAATTCGTTTATGTCATACAAGATTTTGAATGTCTAATTTGGGAGGTCTGCCTTAAGGAGCACACCAGAAAATAATGGCATGACAGACCTTTCATGGTATGGTAACCGTAACTGAAAATACATGATTTTTGCTTCCAAACAAAATTTGGGTTTCTTTTCTCAGGCGGGTTCAAATGAGAATTGGAATCGAAAAAGCAGATTtcaattgacccccccccccccccccaaaaaaaaataacaacaacaacaaaataaatcaacccAACCCTAAAGTCATGTCAGACTTTCACACTctgcagggattttttttttctactctgtCGAAATCTGCACATCACAGCAACACAACAGCCACATCTCCTCTGTCATCTCGTGGTTACTTTGTAAATTGTTGCCGTACTCTACAATTGCATTTATTTACTGTGGGTAGCACAATAATAATATGATGATAGGTTAGCACAGCTACAACTAGATCATTTCTATTCCTAGCGCTGCCAGTTCCATGTTTTTTGCAAGTTTTAGTGGCGATacattccttttgtttttgtcttttacaaTTGCATTGAAAGCATCATCCAAGTTATTTCCTTTGAAATGAAATCGGACCATCGATCAAATATGAATTTGGCCATGAAGTGGCTTCAAGCTTCACTGTAGGCGACCTGTTTGCACGCCATCCTAAAGACATCCTTTAGCACCCTGGAAACGCTGGCACATGATACGCAGTAGTATTATGTCTAATAATGATGCTCATGTATATAAGCTTTAAGCTtttaatgtagaaaaaaaagtataatgcAGCTAGCAGCAGAAGTAATACATGTGATGTAGTCCTTATATAGGGGTAACCATATGGGCTTCATAGGAAGattttgcctgtgtgtgttggtgtgcacgtgtgcgtgcttttatgtttttctttagatttttattttttgtttgtttttttgctcagaACAGATGATTCTTGATGTGCTACATTCAAATATAAGCATCAAGTCCACAAGTGTGGAACCAGACAGCGAAAGACCTTTGAGTGTGCCGGGTTTTCCTCACACAGCAGCCTTATAAAACAAGACTCTTGCCGTGCGGCGTTCATATGGTACTGCTGAGCTAAATAGATGTCCAATCCGAGGAAAAAGAACGGGTACAAAGTGTGATTCAACACTTCTGTTAGTTCAAAACTTGATTTGTTAGCGTTTTAAGAGACTAGAAAGGAGATAGCGGTAATGTTGAGAGCAAATACCAAATATGCTGGAGAAAGGCCTAGTTTCCAAATGCATCTCAGTTGATTTTGCTGACGCTTGGACCCacactcttttgttttgtcccaAAAGGGTTCAAAAGAAAGTCTGGATAGTGACATCCACAGGCACCATCTTGCAGCCCAGCTTCAAAGTTAAAGTAATTTGGTTAAATACACGACATGAAGATGTTagattttgtttcattgtttcaATTCATATTTGATTGATATAGTGTTTACCTCCAACAACAAATGAGAGGAAGCGCCTTAAAGCCACACAGCAAAAATGGCCCCAAATCCACTTACAAAAGGCCCAAAACCCAGCAAAAGCTACCGTAGGCCCGTACTTGCGCTAATGGAGACGCTCATTAACACCGTCCATAAACCATGTGATGTGGATTCAACCAAAAGCATCACAGTGCGATCAGCTCAGTGTCCAGACTTTTCTTCCTTCATTTTGCGTTGTTTTCCAGATTCCAGGCGCACGCACActaatacaagaaaaaaaacaccagccgCCTTCAAAATTGACTCCAGTCAAATCGTTTCAGTGTAATTCAACAAACTTGGACCTTCAAATGATTTTTCTGCATTAGCAGAGTGTAAAATTAAGTTCAGAGTCTTATTCTGTGTTTGACCCACCGGGGTGTGAAAATGTTAACTCGGAAAAGCTAAAGCCGCTAACAGCAGTGCCAAGAATAACACTAACAGGACAATGTGGCTAACGTCCACAACTTTTTGTGAGTGGCGTAATTGAAACAAGTTTGATGGTACCACAATGCAGCGTGTCAAGAGGgcaactcactcactcactcttttTTGCAGGATGAAACAAAGCAAACCTCAGTCCCCCCATATCCCACACACACTGTTTGTGCAGCATGGACCTATTCCTTTAGCCTCAACACCTCTTCAGGACACTCTGAAAGCCTTAAACTGCGTTAAAGATACTTTGCACCATGTTTACAGTTTGATCATTGTACAGGTATAAACACTATGTCTTCTTTTGGGGCTCTTTACACATACTCCTTATGCAACGTGGCACTTTTTTCTTACAGGTGTACAGTTCTtggctggaaaaaacaaaacacgccaGGGCAGTGTTGCTATGTGTCCTCAAGCAAAACtgtgcaactttttaaaaatatgttgctGGGTTGTCAAACGGCCTTTTGTCGTAAGGGCTTTCAAAAGGGGGTGACCGTGTTTTGATTTCTCAGACAGACTCGGATTTGTTCTTATTGTTTCATCTTATGCAGGAGATGGCTTTGTTTTTTCCCGTTCAACGACCACTAGCGCATCTTTATGTACGTGTCAATGTCAACACGAAGTGCCTTTGGTGTGTCCTCATCAGAATCACTCGATCGTTGTGAAAAGGTAGCCGAAGAATGAAATTCTGACGTCAGTGGCCAAACTTTCGCAAGCATACCAGACTAATGGAAATGGTTTTGATCATTGGATGTAattgaggttttgtttttttttttttttaattgtgggaCCTTGACCAAGAGTCATTTCTAACCGCTTAACATCAACATGATATAATCAACATGAAGTTCAATAAAAAAGATTTTTCCTGATAAGAGTGGGACATTTCAAAGGCACCTTATGCTGATATTGACTCCTACCGCCTCACTGTTCAGACCAATGACAACTGCACCCATTGGAGTTCATGTTTGCAAAAGTgttccactttttttgtcttcacacCTGTTGATCAGTTTTTGGTTACTGCTGGCAGTGACTTTGGACGCATGGACAGTTTTTCATACGGACACACAAAACTACCTGTTTACCTGCTTCCCAGTGGATGTAGTTCTGTCAATTTCCTCTCTGACACATACACAAGTGTCCTCACAAAGACTCTCCAAGATTTAAAGCTATCATAATGCAATAAGAACATACCTCAcagtttttcctcttttttttctgtctctgcaAAATCCATCCAACATGTTTCTGTCACGGCAAGATCCTGTTGCAACATCAACAGTATCCGCGCAATTCTCATCCAACCTCTGTCGTTGACATGTAGCGTTAATGACTCAGCTGCATGAATTTTGCTCCAAAGCAGAGTTACTGAAATGGaacgcaaaaaatatatatatataaatattggtAATCTGTCATTTCAGTGCAGATATTAATTGTGCAAGAGCTCAGTCCAAATTGTTCATATCACTGAATGTGCTTTGTTGGACGGATTATCCATTTTGGATTTCCTTTTTATGTGCTGCCTCTCTGAggaattacaacaaaaaaatctctttccgcacattgtattttttttaattgatgccttttttaaacattaatgTAAATtggttttaaattaaaaaattccTCCGATGAAAAGGCTTTAGTTAAGGAGGAATTGTGGAGTGAAATGCTGCAACAAGCTGTTTTGATATTTATATTCTCAGGTTTGTTCAATTCTTTAGCAACAGGCTTTCAAGAGTTCCTTTGCGACACAagcatgttttctttctttttagctGATTAATTTATTCTGAAACGTATCAATTTTGTGGTTTGATTACTTTCATAACTACTTTTGTGACATGGAACTGCTCATATTTAAAAAAGGGTTCCGTTGTTTGcttgacataaaatgcttttctccacccccaccccccccccctaataaaATGACCCACGTTTATTCACGTTTGtctattgttttgtattatttgatgAAAAGGACAAAGAGAACTGTTGTTAACAACTGTGGCAAATTTaaaagtgattttaaaaaatgtgttttaattcaCTAGTTGATGCACCTAAACCAACTCTGCTCAAATGGACAAACCTTCTTGTACATTCATACAATTACGTGAAATCCCATTGAAATCCAAATTTCATCACATCCTCCTTCCAActggcagcaaaatccaccacaAGCACCTGCTGTAGCTGTGTGTGCCACACCACCTACAAAGTTATGGGTGACAGAATCATGTTTACCTACCGGTACTTTCCAATGAAGATAAACATAACATACACATTAGCCCAAGTCATTAAATTCACTTTTTGGATTTAACGCGCAATAATAAATGTTACGGAAGGCAAAGAAACTATGATGCAAAGTAGACTATATGGGCTATAGGTAGCGGGACACTGGGTAACAAGTGGAAACATACTTTgacttttatatactgtacttcGTACTTGCCATCCGTCATCTCCACCGGTGTTCCACATAAATCGAGCATACTCGACATCTTTTCTTAGAAATCTGGtcgacattttaaaatgactgcGTGCATGAATTACGAGTATCAACACATCCATCTACTTTATGCCTCGTGTTTCAGATATGATaagagaaaaatacaaaattaacaGTTACAGAGATTCGTGGACATTATCAGTAGTTTCCCGCCCATTCTCTCTCCTACCCGCGAGGGCATAAACCagacgcagggcacacatatccGAAAAAGTCCACATACGAAAGAGGTCCGAAggagtttggatttgaaaaaaaaatctgaattgtactgTGACATAAAAGTTATATATAAGATACTCAGACCGTGGCTacgtttttcacattttctaaaaaaataaaataaaataaataaagaacaaaatgacatgggcaattattttaataagGTTATGATATGTGACCTTCAAAAATGTCACTTGTttataataatacaatataaaTGAACACTTATTGGGTTATCTATATAGTTAAGTATGTTATATTGTATACTCTATATACTCAAGTATCTTAACTTCTACTTAAGTACAGACTACTTTAGACTGGGTGTCTGTTTTAGGCCTTTTCAGAGATCGTTAGTCGGAACAAAACTTCTTGCGTGTTCCATGACGAGCATATATAAGTGTAACACGTACCCAGTGCGTGAAGGAGTGTGTTCGAAATTAATGTCCCGGTACTAGTCAAGCGAAATAATTCACTATTCTGTGTGATGTATCCTCGACTACTCCAAGGTGATCTAATGAGATCGACACTCGACATTAATATGAAACATCGACGTTAACGCCCGACACATCACACATTCCATATCACAAGTGGCGTGgcccagttttattttttaagcgtCTGTCGGTACAGTCATGGACAGGTCAGGAAAGTCACCAAACTGGATGCTGCTTCATCCAGTGGTGAGTGTGTTTAATCAGACTTGAGTTATCGCCTTGCTAAATATAAATGTGCTGCTAAAATACACTGTGTGTTCGTATTGTATTCAGTATGTCAAGATGATGAACCTTGAAGTGGAAGACAATGAACAAGTCCATGCTGCTTTCCTTGTTTACATGGATCTCACTGAGGGTACGTTTGCCATGAAATTGAGCCTCACTGTCAAAGTACACTTTTTATCCTAATTAAGAAGACAATTCAGGGTACCAGTAGTACCAACTTGGGCACGCTAGAGGAGGAAGTAGTAAAGCCTTTTTCCACGACTGCCTGACATTTCTGCAAAGGATTCTCCGATCTCGATACCAGTACCTGTGTCGCTAGTAAATATTATACCAATAAATGTATAATTTACAGACTGCAGTCATTTAATTGGGCCAACGTTTCCATTTTAAACtatattaattatttttaagaacTATATCGGCACAGCCTTTATAGCCTGGACATAATTTGAAGTTCTTGATTGTTGAATATTGCCATACAATATTGTTGCTCAATGTTttgcagaagatgaatgaagcgATTTAAAACAAACGACATGTTGCTAAGAAACACTGTCTATCCATCATTGTTCTGTGAACCAAGTATTTTGTGTAGAATATCATCAAATATTCAGgtttgagttttttgttttgttttttaatcaaaatattTATACAATTTTTGCCCATATCACCCAAACCCAAGTACATGCAGTTGTGAACTAATTCAGTTGCACCTTTTTAGCAACATTTTGTTGTCCTACTTATGAGTACAAAGCACATACGAGGACATGGATCTTTAGGTGGATGTCAAGGATGATTGATTTGcatcttttcttccatttttctgcCCTATAAAACACTATggatgtgccttgtgtatgaatgGCGCTGTACAAATACAGTTGGGTGGCCTTCATGTTTGCAGTGCGTCATTGGAAAGAAGTGTCCTGTGTTAAAAGTGACGAACTCAAGCTGGTTTTGTTGGAGGCGAAAGAGAAGGAAGGATCGGCCAGCCACTCAGTTCTGCCGCTGCCTGTGCACCGGTCTCTGAGCCACAACGAGTAAGAaacattttcctcttttttttgttttgagtcatTCTACATGCTTCTATATGTAAATCAGCAAGTCACGTATCatcaacaaaaagacaaatgttaCTGTCCTCTACTGGCAGACATTGCCGTGATTATCAAGTAcattttcaggatgatgttggtCAGTGGTAGGATAACTGTAAAAAGTATGCCAAATGTTGAATCTTTGGGAGCAAATTCACTTGCAGGGTTGTGAAGTCGTTAAAGTGTGAACCATAAATGCAATATATTTTCTGTCTTCCCTGAAAGTATCCGACAGGTTTTGGAGAGAGGTTTTCCTATGCTGCTTTGTGCTGTGGCCTCGGACTCCACGCTGGTCTACCAGAGGTTGACCGAcggtttggtgacccctgacccACCAGCAGGCCCCTTCCAGGATGTGGGACGCCGGCAACACAGGAAGAAACGACAGCATCAGTCGACGTCCGGCGGGAAGCAGAAATGATGGTGCATTTGTTTGGCCGCATTGCAATTTTCTGCGTTGGCCTACTAGGATGCTGAAGGAGCCTCAGATTCTGACTCTGTTAGCTGGTAATGCTAAGTCTACTTGATCAGAGGTCCCAGGATTCAAAATGTTTCTCGcaatacaaaaacattcagaTTAGACCTTTATATGTGCGATTGCGTGGCAATCGGTCATAGATAAGAATATCTTGACTGGGCATAGAAGTATTGACCGGATCTTCCTTGCGAAAGTTCCTCAAAATGCCTCTTTCTACAGGTCACTTCATAGAGTTCATATGGATTTAGGTCTGGCCTCTGGCTGGGCCATTCAAAAGCAAGAAGTCCAGGCATGCAAAGTTGTTTGAGCAATTATACCGTCGCCTTGATATCCAGCTTCAGGTCCATGTACAATTACACTCTTACACTAGTGCCGCTTTTGGCCTGCTGTTACGGCCTAAGGATGGATAAGAAGActagagaaaaaaatgctcaacaaTTGTATGGAaaaccatttgagcatttattcgatATCCTTCATATTCAGCTGAAGGTCCATGCGCTTCACAAATGGTGCTAGTGGCGTGCAGATGTCCACTTGTGCTGGAGCATGTAATTATCCTCTTtgtgtgcagaaatgtcatacaATAGTGTCACGAGTAGTCCATGGACTTGAAGCAGGATATCAAGGATAAGTGCTCCATCGGCTTTCTATTGCAATGTACTAAAAGTGGAGAAATTAGTTAGTGCAGGTTGAACTTTTACTTTAGATGCCAGTTTTACTTAACACATTTGGATCAACAGCAGTGGAGatcagttattaaaaaaaaaaaaacatttttttttctagaaaaacaaaagaccaaCATTGACATACACAGTAACACTGGTGAGTGAAAGACAAACTCCGAACAATATGTGACTTCACCCAAGCAGGGTTCATCTGGACGCGGTATTGAAGCGGGTCATACATAGTAAGCCGACCGTATGAGTGTTTTAAATGTGCAGTGATGACAGGAAGCAACCCTGAGCCTTGTTTCTcataaatatattacaaaaaaatgtggGTAGACACACAGACATTTAGTTTTGGCCCAGAAATTGTAGAAAAGAGATTCATATTGTTTCCTGGAATGCAGAAGTCAACCTGGTGACCTTTTAGGGAGGCATATGGGCACAGTGGGCCTCATGCATGAAACATCTGTATGCGCAGTTTTACTCTATAATTGTACGCTCTACTAACTTAGTtatagatttattatttttttaaattgccaggCTTAAAGTCTCCATAAGGCGCATGGAAGCTGATTTGAAACATCAATGAAAAAccaaaaatcatgaaaacatgACTCACGGCAAAGGAGTTCGATTTGCTGAAtacgtttcttctttttttttttactttcatttttccGGTGACTCCATTGAGAGGAACACAAGTCGGACACCCTTCATGTATTGGGGCATCCAATTTTGGTATAATATACGGATCTTATTTTTCCCCATAAATATATTGAAGTGAAAAATCAGAACCATTTCATGCATGAAGCCCTATTTTCTGACTTGTCGTAAACTTCCAGCCGTGAATACTGACTTTGAGGCAAAATCCAAGCAGGGAAGAGTTCCTCTTGATCCCGAAATCCCTGACATCCTGTGATGGCTTTTTCAATAAAGTAAACTGAACCGAAGTATTCTCCTCAACTCCTGAACCGTCTTTGATTTTTGGTCGCTGGATTAAACAAGACGGAGTTTCGTATTGAGCATACGGGCAAGAGGTTGCTCAGTGGAGTTTTGTCCTTCCGCCCTTTACGTAGGTGGAATGATACTTGCCCATAGCAACACTGACATCCTCTCCATCTGATGGCTGAAGGATGCATGGTCATAGTGCTATGTCATGTCCTCCTCCTCGGAGCAGTAATCCCTGCCCTGAAAGTAATACAAAATAGTATAATCAAAATTAAACAcagatttttatcatcattaagtggaagtcaagtcaattttTTCAATAATGTGCGGTATTTTGATTTAATGCGTTGTTGGGATGAGAAGGAAGTAGaataatccacccattttcatcATGTAACATTTGCAATGTGAGCCCGAGGCCACTTTGACTTCAATTCTAGTCGACAGCAGAGGGCAACAATGTTAAAATggttgtgccttgagataccGGTACAGTGTTTAAACACGAGGGGCACATAGAACatgttacaaataaaatgtttgacttgacttccattTGAACCGAGTTAACTTTTTAGGCAGACCCGTATCTTTGAACCAGGCAAAAGGTAACTGCAGTAAAAAAGGGAAATACACAAAGTAGTAATACTTTCTCAAATGAGAAATATGACAATAAATCTTGAAGAAACAGATTCCTAAAGACAAGCAATAAAGAAAAATCATAcattggt
It includes:
- the tsen15 gene encoding tRNA-splicing endonuclease subunit Sen15 → MDRSGKSPNWMLLHPVYVKMMNLEVEDNEQVHAAFLVYMDLTEVRHWKEVSCVKSDELKLVLLEAKEKEGSASHSVLPLPVHRSLSHNDIRQVLERGFPMLLCAVASDSTLVYQRLTDGLVTPDPPAGPFQDVGRRQHRKKRQHQSTSGGKQK